CGACTCTACCTCTTCCAAGTCGCGGTCCGTCGGGTCATCGTCAGCAGGAGGAGGGGTGCCCGGAAGGGTCGCTCCCGGAGCTGTGACCCCACCAAGGCCCGAGCCTCCGTCGGCGTCCTGGCTCCGCTTTCACGACCTCTTGCCCGAGAGCTTCGAACCCCTCGGCGGCGACGTCTCTCCCCGTACCTACGCCCGCGCCCGCCGCGCTGACGGTACGGTGGTGATCGTCGCTTCCTATCCGGAGCATCAACGGGACGTCTTCCACCGCTTCCTCGCGACTACCGAGCTCTTCGAGAATGCCGAGCTTCGCGTTCCGAAGATCTTTGCCTCGGATGAGGAAGAGCTGCGCATGGTGCTGGAAGACGTCGGTGCCCAGACCCTCTACGAGCTCTCCCCGCGCCCCTGGGCAGAACGCCTCCCCCACTACCTCCACGCCGCCGACCTCGCGAGACGCATCGGCGAGCTTCCGGCAGCAGAGGTCCACGACCTCAATCCCGTCCTTGACGGCGCTGCCCTCCGCCGCGAGCTCGACCAAACCCGCGACCGCTTCTGGCGCCCCCAAGGCCTCCTCTCCAAACCTCTCGAGACCCGCTTCGAAGCCTTCCTCGACACCCTCTGCGAGCACATCGACCAAGAACCCCGCTGCCCGAACCACCGGGACTACATGGTCCGCAACCTCGTCCCCATCCCCTCCGAAGGACCTAACCAGCTGGCCATCCTGGACCACCAAGACCTCCGCCTGGCCCCCGCTTCCTACGACCTCGCCTCCCTGCTCAACGACAGCCACTTCCCCCCATCGGAGATCGAGGCCGCCATCCTCGCCCGCGTACTCCCGAAGGACGCCGACCTCCTCTCCTACCGCCGCTGCGCCGTCCAGCGAACCCTCAAAGCCATCGGCACCTTCGCCGCCTTCGCTCATCGCGGCTTCCCCAAACACCTCCCCCTCATCCCTCCGACGCTGGGCCGGTGCTTGGAGCAGATGGAGCAGTTGCCGGAAGGGGAGGGGTTGGTTGGGGAGCTGCGGGGGGCGGTGGTTGGAGTGGATACAGACCGGTGATCTTGGGTGACCCTTTTGCGGTTCGAGGCCCCATCAATCCCTCACCCCTCCGCCGTTCCCAGCTCCGTCAGCAGCGAGCGAGTCGGTATCATCGACGGATGGAAGATCCCGCTTTCGGCCAGCTGGCAGCGGGCGGCGTCCTCGCATTCGGCTGCGGTCTCGGCGTCGCCTGCGGTGAGGGATAGGGTCGCTTGGAGCCGGCGCTGGCGTAGCCGGCTCCAGGGGTCGGTTGTCGACGGCGGTGCTTCCTGGAGCTTTGTAAGCCGAGCCCTGGCTTCGCTGCCCTTGCCGAGCTCGTTGAGCGTTGCGATGAGCAGATGTTCCGCGCACAGCCAGAGTCGCGGGTTGGTGCTTTGGTCCACCAGCTCGATGGCCCGGTGTTGGTCCTCCAGCGCCGCCTCCAAATCGCCCGCCAGGATCTGTGTCATGGAGCGCTGCAACAGGCCGTGCGCCCTTTGAGCTCGGACCTCCAGGCGCTGGTAGATCGAGACGCTCCGATCATGCAGCCGGATCGCTGCCTCCAGCTGTCCCAGGTCGCGATGAATCAAGGCCGCGATCCCGGTGACCTCCGCTTCTACCAGCGGATCGCCGGAGCCTTCTTCGACGAATAGGCGGGTCATGGCGAAGACCTCGGACGCCAGTTGGGGCTGGCCGGCAAGCCGCCGCGCTTGGGCCAGATTCGCCCAGCCCCGAGCCATCAGATCGCTGATCAACGCTTTCCCGATGTCCGAGTCGTCGAGAGCCCACGCCGTCTCGATCACCAGCTCGGCGTTCTCCGCCGCCGCCTCCGGATGCTCGAAGCTCAGTATCTGGCTCCGTTCCAGCAGGCGTTCGCAGAGCACCCAGCTGCGGAAGCGCCGGCTGCGGCGTACCCGCGTCACCCGAGCCGCCGGGCTCGGGAGCTGGTCGAGCTCCTGCAAGAGTTTGTCGACCCCTTGCTCCTCTTTGCGCACCCGCTGGCGTAGGTTCGAGGCTTGGGCAAGGATGTTTTGAAACACCGCATCGAGCTTTGCCCAGGAGTCTGCAGAGAGTTTGAGCCCTCCCGGGAGGCCTTGGCTTTCGAGGTAGCTTTTCCATACGGCCAGGCACTCCGGGCAGCGACGCAGCAGATGGTCGAGCAGATGTCGGGGCGTGTTCTCGGGCGGCCCGTCTTGGGCGAAGATGGCTGCGCAGAGCTCTTTGGTCAGATGGTGTTCCTCCGTCGGACGGTGCTCTTCCGCCGGATGGTGCTCTTCGGCTCGGTGGTGTTTCTGGGGTAGGGAGTCCTCTTCAGTCCGGTGGCTCTCTTTCTTCCTCACGTCTTGACCTCCTCTTGCACGGGCTCGCGGATCGTTCTCATCGCATTGCTCCGTTGGATTGCGGTGGGCCGGCCACCGATGAAAGACACCCTATTCGCGAACTTTCGCGATACAGGAGTTTCGGGGTAAAGTCCGAGCATCCCCTTGAGTGACAAGTCGAAGGAAGGATGAAGAGGTGGAAAGATTTCGCAAGCTCTCGGTCAATCTCGTCGCCGCGCTGGACGAAGAATTGCAGCGTCGGGGGTACGGCTCCTACGCCCGCATGGAACGGGCCCTGGGCCAGAGCCCCAAGTGGTGGTACTACCACCGCGAAACCAGCTCATTGCACCTCGATGAGTTCTTCGCCATCCTCGATCACCTGGGCCTCGACCCGGGCGAGTTCGTGCTCCAGCAGCTGCGCAGCGACCACAATCTCGACTTCGGCCTCGACCGCCCCCGCGGCGAGCCGCCGGCGCTGGTGACCCGCGCCTGGGAGCGGTTCCGCGGCGAGGCCACCGGCCGGCGCCTCGACGACGCCTTCTTCGCCGACCTCAACGAAAAGGGCTACCGCGCCCCCCGCTCCACCCTCGAGCTCCTCCCGCCCCTGGTCGACCTGGCCGCCCCGGCGGATCTTCCCGGGTTGCTGGAGGTGGCGGGAGCGGCGCACTGGGCCTTGATCGAGCTCGACGCCGCGGACCACTGCTTCCAAACCGCGCTCGAATTCGCCCACGTCCTGGGCGAGCATCGCAAGGTCGGCAATCTCCTGCGCCGCTACTCCTACGTCATCAACGATCACGGCGACAGTGCCCGGGCCCATCGCTTGGTGCGGGCGGCGGCCGCCATCCTCCTGCGCGAGAATGACGACCTGGGCCTCGCCAAGGCCTGCGTCGAGATGGGGCAGTGGCTGGGGTACGAAGGGCGCAAGGCCGAGGCCATGCAAGCCTTCCAAACCGCCCTGCGGCGGCTCCCTGAAACCGAAGGGCGCTACCGCTTCGCTGCCTTGCAGAGCCTCGGGGTGGACCTCAAGAATCTCGGGCAGTTGGAAGAAGCGCTGGAATATGTCGAGAGGGCCCGGGCATACCTCCCCCATGTCTCGAAACGTCACAAA
This Acidobacteriota bacterium DNA region includes the following protein-coding sequences:
- a CDS encoding phosphotransferase, translating into MPGRVAPGAVTPPRPEPPSASWLRFHDLLPESFEPLGGDVSPRTYARARRADGTVVIVASYPEHQRDVFHRFLATTELFENAELRVPKIFASDEEELRMVLEDVGAQTLYELSPRPWAERLPHYLHAADLARRIGELPAAEVHDLNPVLDGAALRRELDQTRDRFWRPQGLLSKPLETRFEAFLDTLCEHIDQEPRCPNHRDYMVRNLVPIPSEGPNQLAILDHQDLRLAPASYDLASLLNDSHFPPSEIEAAILARVLPKDADLLSYRRCAVQRTLKAIGTFAAFAHRGFPKHLPLIPPTLGRCLEQMEQLPEGEGLVGELRGAVVGVDTDR